In a single window of the Desulfovibrio sp. Fe33 genome:
- a CDS encoding RnfABCDGE type electron transport complex subunit D: MLKQLNPILTVTAPPHVHCGRTIRRQMLDTLVALLPAAVMAVVIFGVEALRVMALSCAVAVVAEAALNRIMKREQSVDDYSALVTGLMLAFLLPASTPWWLVTIGSIASIALGKMIFGGLGGNPLCSPLVGWAVCRISWGGYMDTNATMLSFKLAAPLQQLKYFGVDHIDSIRYSDLLLGNQLGGLGAVHVAALLAGGAFLLLRRHISWEIPAAFIGGLLLTAWAYNLIDPTVYAPPLFHLLAGGAVFGAFFLATDPASSPIGRLPSILFGLMAGAMVIVIRVYGIYPDGVPFAILLTNLFTPLLDRIRPKPFGGPYSFLDGSEGV; the protein is encoded by the coding sequence ATGCTGAAGCAGCTCAACCCCATTCTGACCGTAACCGCGCCGCCGCATGTGCATTGCGGACGGACCATCCGCCGCCAGATGCTCGACACCCTCGTCGCGCTCCTGCCCGCGGCCGTCATGGCCGTGGTCATCTTCGGCGTGGAAGCGCTCCGGGTCATGGCCCTGTCCTGCGCCGTAGCCGTGGTTGCCGAGGCCGCGCTCAACCGAATCATGAAACGCGAACAGTCCGTTGACGACTACAGCGCCCTGGTCACGGGCCTGATGCTCGCCTTCCTGCTGCCCGCCTCGACTCCATGGTGGCTGGTGACGATCGGCTCGATCGCCTCCATCGCCTTGGGCAAAATGATCTTCGGCGGCCTGGGCGGCAACCCGCTCTGCTCGCCGCTGGTGGGCTGGGCCGTATGCCGCATATCCTGGGGAGGCTACATGGACACCAACGCGACCATGCTCTCCTTCAAACTGGCCGCCCCCCTGCAACAGCTCAAGTATTTCGGCGTGGACCACATCGACTCCATCCGCTACTCCGACCTGCTCCTGGGCAACCAGCTCGGCGGCCTGGGGGCCGTCCATGTGGCCGCCCTTCTGGCGGGCGGAGCCTTCCTGCTTCTGCGCAGGCACATCTCCTGGGAAATCCCCGCCGCCTTCATCGGCGGGCTCCTGCTGACGGCCTGGGCCTACAACCTCATCGACCCCACGGTCTATGCCCCGCCCCTGTTCCACCTGCTGGCGGGCGGCGCGGTCTTCGGAGCCTTCTTCCTGGCCACCGATCCGGCCTCCAGCCCCATCGGACGGCTGCCGTCCATCCTCTTCGGACTCATGGCCGGAGCCATGGTCATCGTCATCAGGGTTTACGGCATCTATCCCGACGGCGTGCCCTTCGCCATCCTGCTGACCAACCTGTTCACCCCGCTGCTGGACCGCATCCGGCCCAAACCGTTCGGCGGACCCTATTCATTCCTGGACGGCTCGGAGGGCGTGTAG
- a CDS encoding electron transporter RnfC — protein sequence MSYYDFSLLCGETGPLVSASRPDRLRLPMEGMTPILAVGDQVLAGAKVALGNGPDTGDLHAPLAGTILEVERYSILLEVDGGGKADPIQPCRDGGEPLRHWLKSMGVNVGALRKAPTLIINGVPPEPGISVFEPLLHDYRKTLELGLETAAKVVEPSKMFLAAAKGNRANAFANCEVVHVAPVYPNGLDPLVYKAVLGQEVLPGSRPENATMLSVGDLYAIGRVMETGRPVTETVMTIGGQNQLVRVGTPVGFLAAEAGAQIQPGDRLVLGGPLRGLAAANLDQGVGKDSCGLTILRREEGLEPTDNFCLGCGACERHCPARIMPGLISRCAEFKQFKRAEAYHIHSCMECGLCGYWCTAQRPLLQYIRLAKYELALLAGASAPAGPSGDEIKEQTGDTPC from the coding sequence ATGAGCTATTACGACTTCAGCCTGCTGTGCGGCGAGACCGGCCCCCTGGTCTCGGCCTCCCGCCCCGACAGGCTGCGCCTCCCCATGGAAGGCATGACCCCGATCCTGGCCGTGGGCGACCAGGTCCTCGCCGGCGCCAAGGTGGCCCTGGGCAACGGCCCGGACACGGGCGACCTGCACGCCCCCCTGGCCGGGACCATCCTCGAAGTGGAACGCTACTCCATACTTCTTGAAGTGGACGGAGGAGGCAAAGCCGACCCCATCCAGCCTTGTCGAGACGGCGGCGAGCCGCTCCGGCATTGGCTCAAATCCATGGGCGTCAACGTAGGCGCCCTGCGCAAGGCCCCTACACTGATTATCAACGGAGTCCCGCCCGAACCGGGCATCTCCGTGTTCGAGCCCCTGCTGCACGACTACCGCAAAACCCTGGAGCTGGGCCTGGAAACGGCCGCCAAGGTTGTGGAACCGTCCAAGATGTTCCTGGCGGCCGCCAAGGGCAACAGGGCCAACGCCTTCGCCAACTGCGAAGTGGTCCACGTGGCCCCGGTCTATCCCAACGGACTCGACCCGTTGGTTTACAAGGCGGTCCTCGGGCAGGAGGTCCTGCCCGGCTCCCGGCCGGAAAACGCGACCATGCTTTCGGTCGGCGACCTGTACGCCATCGGCCGGGTCATGGAAACCGGCCGCCCCGTAACCGAAACGGTCATGACCATCGGCGGGCAGAACCAGCTCGTCCGCGTGGGCACCCCCGTCGGATTCCTGGCCGCCGAGGCCGGAGCGCAAATCCAACCTGGCGACCGCCTCGTCCTGGGCGGCCCCCTGCGCGGCCTGGCCGCGGCCAACCTCGACCAGGGGGTGGGCAAGGACTCCTGCGGCCTGACCATCCTGCGCAGGGAAGAGGGCCTGGAGCCCACCGACAATTTCTGCCTGGGCTGCGGGGCGTGCGAACGCCACTGTCCGGCCCGGATCATGCCCGGCCTGATAAGCCGATGCGCCGAATTCAAGCAGTTCAAGCGGGCCGAGGCCTACCACATCCACTCCTGCATGGAATGCGGCCTGTGCGGCTACTGGTGCACGGCGCAACGCCCGCTTCTGCAATACATCCGCCTCGCCAAATACGAGTTGGCCCTGCTGGCCGGAGCCAGCGCGCCTGCCGGACCTTCTGGCGACGAAATCAAGGAGCAGACCGGAGACACGCCATGCTGA
- a CDS encoding cytochrome c3 family protein, with amino-acid sequence MQNRYLPIAIVTGILFLAALGGYLAPASSEGPPVRVLLENKGGKVILNHAQHIEDQSGQCADCHHTTGEDPNPPACSTCHVAKFDKAFAAGHQKTMDEKLCASCHHAGATIAKFNHDEHVDNYADGDCRSCHHSEDIEPEPQACSNCHSDGGDSLPSLRDAAHARCADCHDDMFKEGTTGCTRCHERKPEPAAKAEYRACADCHTVPADQLIPTTMAAYHGQCMSCHEENGSGPFGDDACGQCHMK; translated from the coding sequence TTGCAGAATCGGTATCTCCCCATCGCCATTGTTACCGGCATTCTCTTTCTCGCCGCCCTGGGCGGCTATCTGGCCCCGGCCAGCTCCGAAGGACCGCCGGTCCGGGTGCTGCTGGAAAACAAAGGCGGCAAGGTCATCCTGAACCACGCCCAACACATCGAGGACCAGAGCGGACAGTGCGCCGACTGTCACCACACCACGGGCGAAGACCCGAATCCTCCCGCCTGCTCCACCTGTCACGTGGCCAAGTTCGACAAGGCGTTCGCAGCCGGACACCAAAAGACCATGGATGAAAAGCTGTGCGCCTCCTGCCACCATGCGGGAGCGACCATCGCCAAGTTCAACCACGACGAGCACGTTGACAACTACGCAGACGGCGACTGCCGGTCCTGCCACCATTCCGAGGACATCGAACCCGAACCACAGGCCTGCTCCAACTGCCACTCGGACGGCGGCGATTCACTGCCCAGCCTGCGCGACGCGGCTCATGCCCGATGCGCCGACTGCCATGACGACATGTTCAAGGAAGGGACCACGGGCTGCACGCGCTGCCATGAACGCAAGCCCGAACCTGCCGCCAAGGCCGAATACCGGGCCTGCGCGGACTGCCACACCGTCCCCGCGGACCAGTTGATACCCACCACCATGGCCGCCTACCACGGACAATGCATGAGCTGCCATGAAGAGAACGGAAGCGGCCCGTTCGGCGACGACGCCTGCGGCCAATGTCATATGAAATAA
- a CDS encoding potassium:proton antiporter has product MLKTLGILAWGGCLLTLAWQGIAWAVTGSRPSLTLMNVLGGLFGLDLPALALRLPLDIAAKAAYVLATTELALFLWWAGAAIFGLMFALGLLRRK; this is encoded by the coding sequence ATGCTCAAAACGCTCGGAATCCTCGCCTGGGGAGGATGTCTTCTGACACTGGCCTGGCAGGGTATAGCCTGGGCCGTCACCGGTTCCCGCCCCTCCCTGACCCTCATGAATGTTCTCGGAGGGCTGTTTGGCCTCGACCTGCCCGCCCTCGCGCTCCGGCTTCCCCTCGACATTGCCGCCAAGGCCGCCTACGTGCTCGCAACAACCGAACTGGCCCTGTTCCTATGGTGGGCCGGAGCGGCGATATTCGGTCTGATGTTCGCTCTAGGCCTGCTGCGCCGGAAATAA